One stretch of Meriones unguiculatus strain TT.TT164.6M chromosome 7, Bangor_MerUng_6.1, whole genome shotgun sequence DNA includes these proteins:
- the Prr29 gene encoding proline-rich protein 29 isoform X1, whose translation MLPTHVPSPGGPSCSPFLGWSHLPCLSLTESRKVTLLGRSPEPPLPRVLGPPSFLWLVEVGSGPGRDGTVWRPGEPVETFPLDLLELMLLQNAQMHQLLLSQLVAGALNPGPEWPRPQVCTDSQEEQVEEEVETPEQEPLVFHHHYLPCPVASLGTMSLWPASFLPMPPHQPPRQGAPRIQRQPPASRQREVRDVPPPPPLSATGTVGADIPPASDYYDAESLP comes from the exons ATGCTCCCCACCCACGTCCCCAGCCCTGGGGGACCATCTTGCAGCCCTTTTCTTGGATGGTCCCATCTCCCGTGCCTCAGTCTAACAGAGTCAAGGAAGGTAACGCTCCTGGGTCGCTCTCCTGAACCCCCTCTACCACGCGTCCTGGGGCCGCCCTCTTTCCTCTGGTTGGTTGAAGTGGGGTCTGGGCCTGGGAGGGACGGGACTGTGTGGAGGCCGGGTGAGCCTGTTGAAACCTTCCCCCTAGACCTGTTGGAGCTGATGCTGCTGCAGAACGCACAGATGCACCAGCTGCTGCTGAGTCAGCTGGTGGCCGGGGCGCTGAACCCAGGGCCAGAGTGGCCCCGCCCACAG GTCTGTACAGACAGCCAAGAGGAGCAGGTGGAGGAAGAGGTGGAGACGCCGGAGCAAGAGCCTTTGGTGTTCCACCATCACTATTTGCCTTGTCCagtggcctccttgggcaccatgTCACTCTGGCCAGCCTCCTTCCTCCCTATGCCCCCACACCAGCCTCCCCGGCAGGGTGCACCCAGGATTCAGCGCCAGCCCCCTGCCTCCAGGCAAAGGGAGGT GAGAGACGTGCCCCCACCGCCACCCCTCAGTGCCACGGGGACTGTTGGTGCAGACATACCGCCGGCTTCAG ACTACTACGATGCTGAGAGCCTGCCATGA
- the Prr29 gene encoding proline-rich protein 29 isoform X2 encodes MASFGSGSWSGAPPQSAAPTPWGTILQPFSWMVPSPVPQSNRVKEDLLELMLLQNAQMHQLLLSQLVAGALNPGPEWPRPQVCTDSQEEQVEEEVETPEQEPLVFHHHYLPCPVASLGTMSLWPASFLPMPPHQPPRQGAPRIQRQPPASRQREVRDVPPPPPLSATGTVGADIPPASDYYDAESLP; translated from the exons ATGGCGTCCTTCGGGAGTGGGAGCTGGAGTGGCGCCCCGCCACAGAGCGCAGCCCCTACG CCCTGGGGGACCATCTTGCAGCCCTTTTCTTGGATGGTCCCATCTCCCGTGCCTCAGTCTAACAGAGTCAAGGAAG ACCTGTTGGAGCTGATGCTGCTGCAGAACGCACAGATGCACCAGCTGCTGCTGAGTCAGCTGGTGGCCGGGGCGCTGAACCCAGGGCCAGAGTGGCCCCGCCCACAG GTCTGTACAGACAGCCAAGAGGAGCAGGTGGAGGAAGAGGTGGAGACGCCGGAGCAAGAGCCTTTGGTGTTCCACCATCACTATTTGCCTTGTCCagtggcctccttgggcaccatgTCACTCTGGCCAGCCTCCTTCCTCCCTATGCCCCCACACCAGCCTCCCCGGCAGGGTGCACCCAGGATTCAGCGCCAGCCCCCTGCCTCCAGGCAAAGGGAGGT GAGAGACGTGCCCCCACCGCCACCCCTCAGTGCCACGGGGACTGTTGGTGCAGACATACCGCCGGCTTCAG ACTACTACGATGCTGAGAGCCTGCCATGA